CGCCAATCCCCCCTAGGATCGCCGGATGGAGGGGCGTTCGATCATCGTCGTCGGCGGCGGCACGTCGGGTTGGCTGACCGCCGCCTATCTCGCTCGCGCGTTCGAGGGACGCGTGAGCATCACGCTGCTCGAAAGCCCCGGTATCGGCATCATCGGCGTGGGCGAGGGTGCGTTTCCGACGATCCGCGAGACGCTGCGCTACATCGGCATCGACGAGGCGCGGTTCGTGCGCCAGGCAGGGGCGACCTTCAAGCAGGGGGTGCGCTTCGACGACTGGCTGCACGCGCCCGCGGGCAAGCGCCGCCACCGCTATCTCCACCCGTTCGAGCCGCCCTTTCACGGCGGCGAGGCGAGCCTCGTTCCCTATTGGCTGCTGAAGGATGCGGACAACCGCCCGCCCTTTGCCGAGGCGATGACGATCCAGAACCGGGTCGCCGAAGCGGCGCGCGGTCCCAAGCGGCCGGGCGAGGGCGAGTATGACGGTCCGCTCGCCTATGCCTATCATTTCGACGCCCATCGGCTGGCCGACCTGCTCCGCACGCGCGCGATCGAGCTTGGCGTGCGGCATCTGGAGGGCGTGCTCACCGGCGTGGAGCCCGACGGCGCGGGCGGCATCGCCCGCATCCACAGCGACGCGCACGGGGCGCTGGCCGCGGACCTGTTCGTCGACTGTTCGGGCTTTCGCGCCGAGTTGATCGGACGGACGCTCGGCGCCTCGTTCCGCTCGGCCAAGGCGCATCTGTTCACCGATCGGGCGCTCGCCTGCAAGATCCCCTATGACCACCCCGACGCGCCGATCGAGAGCGTGACGACCGCGACTGCGCATGAAGGCGGCTGGATCTGGGACATCGGGTTGCAGGGGGCGCGGGGCCTCGGCTGCGTCTTTTCGAGCGCGCATGTATCCGACGGGCGCGCGGCCGAGATTCTTCGCGGCTATGTCGGTCATGATCGCTTCAATGCGCGGATCATCCCGTTCGAGCCCGGCTATCGCGAGACGCAATGGGTCGGCAACTGCGTCGCCGTCGGCTTGTCGGGCGGGTTCCTGGAGCCGCTCGAATCAACCGGCATCGTCCTGATCGAAGCGGCGGCGGCGATGATCGCCGAGCTGTTCCCGTTTGGCGGGCCGATCGATGCGCCTGCGGCCCGCTTCAACACGTTGATGACCGCGCGCTATGCGGCGATCACCAACTTCCTCAAGCTCCATTACTGCCTGTCCCGGCGCGACGAGCCGTTCTGGCGCGACAATGTCGCCGCCGCATCGATCCCCGACGCGCTGGCGACGCTGTTGGCGCAATGGCGGCACCGTCCGCCCAGCCGCTTCGACTTCACCGTCGATGTCGAGAGCTTCGCCTGGTTCAACTATCAGTACGTCCTCTACGGCATGGAGTTCGAGACCGACCTGTCGGGCGCGCGCGACCGGTTCGGCGACGCCGAGCGCGCCGAACGTTGGTTCGAGCGTATCCGCGGCTTCGGCCGGCAGGCGGTGGCGGACTTGCCGGAGCACCGCGCGCTGGTGCGGCAGCTCGAAGGCGGCGTGTCGGCATAGGCCGCGACTTGCCCCGATGCGCTGCCCGCCCTAGCGCTCCGCCATGACCCCGCCTTCCTTCGATCCCGGGCCGATCCTCGTTTGGCTCGATGGCTTCGGCATCGCGATGTTCGCGGCGTCTGGCGCGATCGCGGCGGCGCGGGCGCGCCAGACGTTCGTGACCGCCGCCTTCTTCGCACTCGTGACGGGCGTGGGGGGCGGGACGTTGCGCGACCTGCTGATCGGCGCGCCCGTCTTCTGGGTGGTCGATCCGTGGATGGCGCTGATCGTGCTCGGCGCGTCGCTCGTCATCTGGGTCACGCCGGAGCGGTGGTGGGCGGGGCAGGGGCTCGACTGGCTCGATGCGATCGGACTGGCGTCCTATGCCGTGTTCGGCGCGGCGAAGGCGTTCGGGCTGGGCGTGCCGCCGGTGCCCGCGTTTCTGATGGGGATCGTGACCGCGTGCGTCGGCGGCATCATCCGCGACGTGCTGGCGGGCGAGCCGTCGATCCTGATGCGGCCGGAGCTCTACGTCACGGCCGCGGCGCTCGCCTCGGCCTTGTATGTCGG
This is a stretch of genomic DNA from Sphingomonas sp. Y38-1Y. It encodes these proteins:
- a CDS encoding tryptophan halogenase family protein → MEGRSIIVVGGGTSGWLTAAYLARAFEGRVSITLLESPGIGIIGVGEGAFPTIRETLRYIGIDEARFVRQAGATFKQGVRFDDWLHAPAGKRRHRYLHPFEPPFHGGEASLVPYWLLKDADNRPPFAEAMTIQNRVAEAARGPKRPGEGEYDGPLAYAYHFDAHRLADLLRTRAIELGVRHLEGVLTGVEPDGAGGIARIHSDAHGALAADLFVDCSGFRAELIGRTLGASFRSAKAHLFTDRALACKIPYDHPDAPIESVTTATAHEGGWIWDIGLQGARGLGCVFSSAHVSDGRAAEILRGYVGHDRFNARIIPFEPGYRETQWVGNCVAVGLSGGFLEPLESTGIVLIEAAAAMIAELFPFGGPIDAPAARFNTLMTARYAAITNFLKLHYCLSRRDEPFWRDNVAAASIPDALATLLAQWRHRPPSRFDFTVDVESFAWFNYQYVLYGMEFETDLSGARDRFGDAERAERWFERIRGFGRQAVADLPEHRALVRQLEGGVSA
- a CDS encoding trimeric intracellular cation channel family protein, with product MTPPSFDPGPILVWLDGFGIAMFAASGAIAAARARQTFVTAAFFALVTGVGGGTLRDLLIGAPVFWVVDPWMALIVLGASLVIWVTPERWWAGQGLDWLDAIGLASYAVFGAAKAFGLGVPPVPAFLMGIVTACVGGIIRDVLAGEPSILMRPELYVTAAALASALYVGLRLAGFQGFGVSLIAASAGFTLRAMAIRYKLGLPTYRGY